The proteins below come from a single Meriones unguiculatus strain TT.TT164.6M chromosome 13 unlocalized genomic scaffold, Bangor_MerUng_6.1 Chr13_unordered_Scaffold_37, whole genome shotgun sequence genomic window:
- the LOC132650953 gene encoding zinc finger protein 120-like, protein MHKRTHTGEKPYECNQCGKAFSQHGNLEMHKRTHTGEKPYKCNQCGKAFSLLGNLEKHKRTHTGEKPYECYQCGKTFSQLISLQIHKRTHTGEKPYKCNQCGKAFACCSGLQKHERIHTGEKPYECNQCGKAFTQSNALQVHKRTHSGEKTYECNQCGKAFASYSSLQVHKRTHTGEKPYECTQCGKAFSHLFTLQVHKRTHTGEKPYECNHCGKAFAQSSNFQVHKRTHTGDKP, encoded by the coding sequence atgcacaaaagaacacataccggagaaaaaccctatgaatgtaatcagtgtgggaaagccttttcacagcatGGAAATCTcgaaatgcataaaagaacacatactggagagaagccctacaaatgtaatcagtgtgggaaagccttttcactacTCGGAAATCtcgaaaagcataaaagaacacatactggagagaagccctatgaatgttaTCAGTGTGGGAAAACATTTTCACAATTGATTAGTCTCCagattcataaaagaacacatactggagagaaaccctataaatgtaatcagtgtggtaaagcctttgcttgttgtagtggtctccagaaacatgaaagaattcatactggagagaaaccctatgaatgtaatcagtgtggtaaagcctttacacagtcCAATGCTCTCCAAgtgcacaaaaggacacataGTGGGGAGAAaacctacgaatgtaatcagtgtggtaaagcctttgcaagctACAGTagtctccaagtgcataaaaggacacatactggagagaaaccttatgaatgtactcaatgtggtaaagccttttcacacctctttacactccaagtgcataaaagaacacatactggagagaaaccctatgaatgtaatcactgtggtaaagcctttgcacagtcCAGTAATTTCCAAgtgcacaaaaggacacatactggagacaAACCTTag